A genome region from Syntrophorhabdaceae bacterium includes the following:
- a CDS encoding lipoprotein-releasing ABC transporter permease subunit: protein MDYETTIGLRYLRSKRKEAFISFTTWISVAGIAIGVMAIIVVIAVMTGFQDEIRARILGINPHILILDVNGEIRNPAEVVGKVKKVDGVLEAFPFTAFQAMVQNGKQFSGVAVKGIDPKDAKFMSKLVKEGSIDVLQRKGSVLIGKELAKHLGLFVGDSFTIMVPFGGFSPMGSMPETVRARVGAIFETGMYEIDNTLVVMPLADVESAMGVGATGIEIKLTDEYRAGDLKWTILKELGRDYFARTWMEMNRNLFSALKLEKLAMFIILALIILVASFNIISSLIMTVMEKKKDIAILKSIGARKRSIMKIFMMEGITIGVVGALFGSVTGYLLCWIIKSTKLIRLPEDVYYITTLPAKISIVDVALIALVTTVICVLSTIYPSYKAAKIDPVEALRYE, encoded by the coding sequence ATGGACTACGAGACCACAATAGGACTGCGGTACCTGCGGTCCAAGCGCAAGGAAGCGTTCATCTCCTTTACGACGTGGATATCCGTGGCAGGCATCGCCATCGGGGTCATGGCCATCATCGTGGTCATCGCCGTTATGACCGGTTTTCAGGATGAGATCAGGGCGCGCATCCTCGGCATCAATCCCCATATCCTCATTCTCGACGTCAACGGCGAGATACGCAATCCAGCCGAGGTTGTGGGAAAGGTCAAAAAGGTGGACGGTGTCCTCGAGGCCTTTCCTTTCACGGCATTTCAGGCAATGGTGCAGAACGGAAAACAATTCTCCGGTGTCGCCGTGAAGGGGATAGACCCGAAGGACGCGAAGTTCATGTCGAAGCTGGTGAAGGAAGGCTCCATTGACGTGTTGCAGAGAAAAGGCAGCGTTCTCATCGGGAAGGAATTGGCGAAGCACCTCGGGCTCTTCGTGGGCGACAGCTTCACCATCATGGTCCCATTCGGCGGTTTTTCACCCATGGGTTCCATGCCGGAGACGGTGAGGGCCCGCGTGGGCGCCATATTTGAAACGGGAATGTACGAGATCGACAACACCCTTGTCGTCATGCCCCTTGCAGACGTGGAATCCGCCATGGGGGTGGGGGCCACCGGCATCGAGATCAAGCTCACCGACGAATACCGGGCGGGCGATCTCAAGTGGACGATCCTCAAGGAACTGGGACGGGACTATTTCGCGAGGACATGGATGGAAATGAACCGCAACCTTTTTTCGGCCCTCAAGCTTGAGAAACTGGCGATGTTCATCATCCTCGCCCTTATCATCCTCGTGGCGAGCTTCAACATCATCAGCTCCCTTATCATGACCGTCATGGAGAAGAAGAAGGACATCGCCATACTGAAATCCATCGGCGCGAGGAAGCGGAGCATCATGAAGATCTTCATGATGGAAGGCATCACCATAGGCGTCGTCGGCGCCCTTTTCGGCTCCGTGACCGGCTATCTCCTCTGCTGGATCATCAAGAGCACGAAGCTCATCCGGCTTCCCGAGGATGTCTACTACATAACCACGCTGCCTGCGAAGATCAGCATCGTCGATGTGGCCCTCATAGCTCTCGTCACAACCGTCATATGCGTCCTTTCAACCATCTACCCCTCCTACAAGGCGGCCAAGATCGACCCCGTGGAGGCCCTGCGCTATGAGTGA
- a CDS encoding tRNA-dihydrouridine synthase family protein, protein MSRSTHSIRVRGLEIHPPLLQAPMAGLTHSALRQIVSGFGGVGLLSTEMLLAKRLPTENPGMSPYLVRTAEERPLSYQLLVSGDMDLAPAMDKLHDLQADVIDLNMGCPDWSVGRSGAGFALMENPENARRLVGAARKGTELPLTAKIRLGVELDEPRLKDFCAMLEGEGIDMLSIHARLKKEPFARRPKWEWVARVKEWLGIPVIANGGIFTVEDARDCLRASGADGLMLGRGAVVRPWLFAEIARDVYGCGIARPSVSLPLIYGRFMDLIKELFPAERQLGRLKEFTHHFAGNYKFGHQLSSRIQGSRSMTQAHERAAAFFEENTEDPRARRMSTNELRGAGARGICQT, encoded by the coding sequence GTGAGCAGATCAACGCACTCCATCCGCGTTCGGGGTCTCGAGATACACCCGCCGCTCCTCCAGGCGCCGATGGCGGGGCTCACCCACAGCGCCTTGAGGCAGATCGTGTCGGGATTCGGCGGGGTCGGCCTCCTGTCGACGGAAATGCTTCTTGCAAAGAGGCTGCCCACCGAGAACCCCGGTATGTCTCCTTACCTGGTAAGGACAGCTGAGGAAAGGCCACTTTCCTATCAGCTCCTCGTTTCCGGGGACATGGACCTCGCCCCGGCCATGGACAAGCTCCATGATCTTCAGGCCGATGTGATTGACCTCAACATGGGCTGCCCCGATTGGTCCGTGGGGAGGTCGGGGGCAGGATTCGCCCTGATGGAGAATCCGGAAAATGCCCGCCGCCTGGTCGGTGCCGCGAGAAAAGGGACGGAGCTTCCCCTCACAGCGAAGATCCGTCTCGGCGTTGAACTTGACGAACCGCGGTTGAAGGATTTTTGTGCCATGCTCGAAGGCGAGGGCATCGATATGCTTTCCATCCATGCCCGGCTGAAGAAGGAGCCCTTTGCAAGAAGGCCGAAATGGGAATGGGTAGCCAGGGTAAAGGAATGGCTTGGTATCCCCGTTATAGCCAATGGCGGCATATTCACGGTGGAAGATGCAAGGGATTGTTTGCGCGCGTCCGGCGCGGACGGACTCATGCTCGGTCGCGGGGCGGTCGTCAGGCCCTGGCTTTTCGCTGAAATTGCCCGGGACGTGTATGGCTGCGGCATTGCCAGGCCCTCAGTCTCTCTGCCCCTTATCTATGGCAGATTCATGGATCTCATAAAGGAACTTTTCCCGGCAGAGCGTCAACTCGGCAGACTTAAGGAATTCACCCACCACTTCGCCGGGAACTACAAATTCGGTCACCAGCTCAGTTCGCGCATTCAGGGCAGCCGCAGCATGACGCAGGCCCACGAGAGGGCAGCCGCTTTCTTCGAAGAGAACACGGAAGACCCCCGGGCACGACGAATGTCCACCAACGAACTCAGGGGTGCCGGGGCGCGGGGAATATGCCAAACCTGA
- a CDS encoding ATP-dependent helicase, which translates to MVHNMIPIMQDLEAQLNSSQYEAVTTTEGPVLVIAGAGSGKTRVIEYRSLYLVQKDIDPESILLLTFTRRSAQEMIERASRNDPRCSRIEGGTFHSFASKVLRVHSKDLGLSNSFTIYDEGDAEEAIRRCCNKMGYDSDKEFPRKNELKNVFSLCVNKGMDVDDAILKAYADYEDRIGEIRTVQKEYAEYKLRNNCVDYDDLLVYLRVVLGIDAIRKKLSSQYRYIMVDEFQDTNGVQADIVRLLSAEHGNVMVVGDDAQSIYGFRGADHMNILRFPGEFPGCRVIMLQENYRSTQSILDVGNAILKNMSHKFEKRLVSATGTVGRPPVVSRFADVYEEASRLAGKIYTLKSKGVLLREMAVLFRTAFASMPLQAELVKRGIRFKLFGGRKFYEMANVRDVISYLRVVANPADELAWQRVLLLLPGVGARGVERLLQMISHYKNLADIIEKVFSPLCSGQKNSEALSSFTKLLRTVCAPSMAPSRQVDLVLEHYGPIMETRYKKDPRKAKELSMLGQMARRYTSLKDFLADVSVDPDKDAKDDAAEFLTLSTVHSAKGLEWERVFLIGLVDGIFPSRRSFDEGDGNDTEEEKRLFYVAVTRAKEILSLSFYIKKGANDRSKARLCRFLDAPNVKKTLGPA; encoded by the coding sequence TTGGTACACAACATGATCCCCATTATGCAAGATCTCGAGGCACAGCTCAATTCATCCCAGTATGAGGCGGTCACCACCACCGAGGGACCTGTCCTTGTCATTGCCGGAGCAGGAAGCGGCAAGACACGGGTCATAGAATATCGTTCCCTTTACCTTGTTCAGAAAGACATAGACCCGGAATCCATCCTCCTTCTTACCTTCACCCGTCGAAGCGCACAGGAGATGATCGAACGTGCCTCGCGAAACGACCCGCGCTGTTCCAGGATAGAGGGCGGAACCTTTCACTCCTTTGCAAGCAAGGTCCTGAGGGTGCACAGCAAAGATCTCGGCCTCTCAAACTCCTTCACCATCTATGACGAAGGCGACGCCGAGGAGGCGATCCGCCGCTGCTGCAACAAAATGGGATATGACAGCGACAAGGAGTTCCCGAGAAAGAACGAGCTCAAGAATGTCTTCAGTCTCTGCGTCAACAAGGGAATGGATGTTGATGATGCGATCCTGAAGGCATACGCGGACTACGAGGACCGCATAGGCGAGATCAGAACCGTGCAGAAGGAATACGCCGAATACAAGCTCAGGAACAACTGCGTCGATTACGACGACCTCCTCGTTTACCTGAGGGTCGTGCTCGGGATCGATGCAATAAGAAAAAAGCTGTCGTCGCAATACAGGTACATCATGGTCGATGAGTTCCAGGACACGAACGGCGTACAGGCCGACATTGTCCGGCTTCTTTCCGCTGAGCATGGGAACGTGATGGTGGTGGGCGACGACGCGCAGAGCATTTACGGTTTCCGCGGCGCCGATCATATGAACATCCTGCGGTTTCCCGGCGAGTTCCCGGGATGCAGGGTCATCATGCTGCAGGAAAATTACCGGAGCACCCAGTCCATCCTCGACGTTGGCAACGCCATCCTTAAGAACATGTCCCACAAGTTCGAAAAGCGCCTTGTCTCCGCCACCGGGACCGTGGGCAGACCACCTGTCGTCTCACGCTTCGCCGATGTCTACGAAGAGGCCTCCCGGTTGGCCGGCAAGATTTACACCCTGAAGTCGAAAGGCGTCCTCCTGAGAGAGATGGCCGTCCTCTTCAGGACCGCCTTCGCCTCCATGCCCCTTCAGGCGGAGCTGGTGAAACGGGGTATACGTTTCAAGCTCTTCGGCGGCCGCAAATTCTATGAAATGGCAAATGTCCGCGACGTGATATCCTACCTGAGGGTTGTGGCAAACCCCGCCGACGAACTGGCCTGGCAGCGGGTACTCCTTCTTCTTCCCGGTGTCGGGGCCAGGGGTGTTGAAAGGCTTCTCCAGATGATCAGCCATTACAAAAACCTGGCGGATATCATTGAAAAGGTCTTCAGCCCATTATGTTCGGGACAGAAGAACTCTGAGGCGCTGAGTTCTTTCACCAAACTTCTCCGAACCGTCTGTGCTCCGTCCATGGCCCCATCCCGCCAGGTCGACCTGGTGCTGGAGCATTACGGCCCCATAATGGAAACCAGGTACAAGAAAGACCCTCGAAAGGCGAAGGAACTGTCCATGCTTGGCCAGATGGCACGCAGATATACAAGCTTGAAGGATTTTCTTGCCGATGTCTCAGTAGACCCTGATAAGGACGCAAAGGACGATGCCGCCGAATTCCTTACCCTGTCCACGGTCCATTCCGCGAAAGGCCTGGAGTGGGAAAGGGTCTTTCTCATCGGCCTCGTCGACGGCATATTCCCCTCGAGAAGGTCCTTCGATGAGGGCGACGGCAACGACACAGAAGAAGAAAAAAGGCTCTTCTACGTCGCAGTCACAAGGGCAAAGGAGATACTATCCCTGAGCTTTTACATCAAGAAAGGCGCCAATGACCGGTCGAAAGCGCGATTGTGCCGGTTCCTCGATGCCCCCAATGTCAAGAAAACGCTTGGCCCCGCCTGA
- the rimO gene encoding 30S ribosomal protein S12 methylthiotransferase RimO: MRFRIVSLGCPKNLVESEYITGKLCSAGHTIGDEGETIIINTCAFIAEAARESIETILEAAKQEGKKIVVTGCLVERYREELMNLLPEVDVFVGRACYSDIEHIVEKRGFYHREGNFSETFPRQVLTRRPTAYLKIQEGCDNRCHYCTIPAIRGGLASRAGKDVIGEFRWLLDEGYREINIIGQDITSYGKDAGRKQGLMELVGSLLREKGDYHLRLLYMHPKGVTEGLIELMGSDPRMIPYLDIPIQHSEDRILSLMGRGHTKAYLEDVLGMMRRRMPGAVLRTSIIVGFPTESDEEFDSLVSFVHLYQFDMLGAFMYSREEGTVAHKLKGQIRKGIKRQRYNRLMEAQKEISRARLAGLLGKTVRVVVEDVEASPKVGRMLTQAPDIDGVAFLSGQCVPGEICEGKVMKTLDYDVVVEV; encoded by the coding sequence ATGAGATTTAGAATTGTCAGCCTCGGATGCCCCAAGAACCTCGTGGAATCGGAATATATAACGGGCAAGCTCTGCTCAGCGGGGCACACGATCGGTGACGAGGGCGAGACGATCATCATCAATACCTGTGCCTTTATCGCCGAAGCGGCCCGCGAGTCCATCGAGACCATCCTGGAGGCGGCAAAGCAGGAAGGGAAGAAGATAGTGGTCACGGGCTGTCTTGTCGAGCGCTACCGCGAAGAGCTTATGAACCTCCTTCCCGAGGTGGACGTCTTCGTGGGCAGGGCTTGTTACAGCGACATAGAACACATTGTCGAGAAGAGGGGCTTCTATCACCGGGAGGGCAATTTCTCAGAGACCTTTCCCCGGCAGGTGCTGACCAGGCGGCCGACGGCCTATCTCAAGATACAGGAGGGCTGCGACAACCGTTGCCATTACTGCACCATACCGGCTATTCGCGGCGGGCTTGCAAGCAGGGCCGGAAAGGATGTCATCGGGGAGTTCCGCTGGCTTCTCGATGAGGGCTACCGGGAGATAAACATTATCGGCCAGGACATTACCTCCTATGGAAAAGACGCCGGCCGGAAACAGGGGTTGATGGAGCTTGTTGGTTCGCTTCTCCGGGAAAAGGGCGATTATCACCTGCGGCTTCTCTACATGCACCCGAAGGGGGTCACGGAAGGCCTCATCGAGCTCATGGGGAGCGACCCGAGGATGATACCCTACCTCGATATCCCGATCCAGCATTCCGAAGACCGCATTCTTTCCCTCATGGGCAGGGGACATACGAAGGCTTATCTCGAAGATGTCCTCGGAATGATGAGACGGCGCATGCCGGGGGCGGTGCTCCGGACATCGATCATCGTCGGCTTCCCGACGGAAAGCGACGAAGAATTTGATTCCCTTGTCTCTTTCGTTCACCTATACCAGTTCGATATGCTCGGCGCCTTCATGTATTCGAGGGAGGAAGGCACCGTGGCGCACAAGCTTAAGGGACAGATCAGGAAAGGGATAAAGCGCCAGCGCTACAACCGTCTCATGGAGGCGCAGAAGGAGATATCGCGCGCCCGCCTCGCGGGCCTTCTCGGGAAGACCGTCAGGGTTGTCGTCGAGGACGTCGAGGCAAGCCCGAAAGTCGGCAGAATGCTCACGCAGGCGCCCGATATCGATGGAGTCGCCTTCTTGAGCGGGCAGTGCGTCCCCGGAGAAATATGCGAGGGGAAGGTAATGAAAACACTTGATTATGATGTTGTTGTGGAAGTATAG
- a CDS encoding nucleotide sugar dehydrogenase: protein MERKNILCIGAGYVGGPTMAMIAYKCPHCRVTVVDINHEKIARWNSDDLPVYEPGLDEIIRATRGQNLFFETDIDKGIRESEIIFVGVNTPTKTFGAGAGKAADLQYWEKTARQIREASDSPKIVVEKCTIPVKTALAMERILTSKDGNVRFDVLSNPEFLAEGTAIRDLEFPDRVLIGSRETPSGIEARKALVDIYLNWVPREKILESNIWSSELSKLVANAFLAQRISSINAVSALCEKTEADVAEVSRAIGLDSRLGAKFLNASVGFGGSCFQKDILNLAYICRNYGLDAVADYWESVVDINEYQKERFILGILNAMFNTLAGKRICLFGFAFKADTGDTRETPAFTIARRLVEEKAELIITDPKALDNAKIDLGDLEGITYEPDPYKAALGCDAIAVMTEWKLYTEVDYKRIYDSMAKPAFIFDGRNILNHRQLHEIGFNVYPIGKPPLVHF from the coding sequence TTGGAGCGTAAGAACATTCTGTGTATCGGCGCAGGTTATGTCGGCGGGCCAACCATGGCCATGATCGCCTATAAATGCCCCCATTGCAGGGTCACCGTGGTCGATATCAACCACGAGAAGATAGCGCGCTGGAATTCCGACGATCTGCCCGTATATGAACCGGGTCTCGATGAGATCATCAGGGCGACGCGAGGACAGAATCTCTTCTTTGAGACCGACATCGACAAAGGCATCAGGGAATCGGAGATCATCTTCGTCGGCGTGAATACCCCCACGAAAACCTTCGGCGCCGGGGCAGGCAAGGCGGCGGACCTTCAGTACTGGGAGAAAACGGCGCGGCAGATAAGGGAGGCCTCGGATTCGCCAAAGATAGTCGTCGAGAAATGCACCATTCCCGTCAAAACAGCCCTCGCCATGGAACGGATCCTTACATCCAAGGACGGCAATGTCCGTTTCGATGTCCTCTCTAACCCGGAGTTCCTGGCGGAAGGAACGGCCATACGCGACCTTGAGTTCCCTGATCGCGTCCTCATAGGTTCCCGGGAGACACCAAGCGGCATAGAGGCACGTAAGGCCCTCGTCGATATCTACCTCAACTGGGTGCCGCGAGAGAAGATCCTCGAAAGCAACATCTGGAGCAGCGAGCTTTCAAAACTTGTCGCCAATGCTTTCCTCGCCCAGAGGATATCATCCATAAACGCCGTCTCGGCGCTATGCGAAAAGACGGAGGCCGACGTGGCCGAGGTGTCGAGGGCCATCGGCCTCGACAGCCGCCTGGGAGCAAAGTTCCTCAATGCAAGCGTGGGATTCGGCGGTTCCTGCTTCCAGAAGGACATTCTCAACCTCGCCTATATATGCAGAAACTACGGCCTCGACGCCGTCGCCGACTATTGGGAGAGCGTCGTCGATATCAATGAATATCAGAAGGAGCGCTTCATCCTCGGCATCCTCAACGCCATGTTCAACACCCTGGCGGGAAAGCGGATCTGCCTCTTCGGCTTCGCCTTCAAGGCCGATACCGGCGACACCCGGGAAACCCCGGCATTCACCATCGCAAGAAGGCTCGTCGAAGAAAAGGCAGAGCTCATTATCACCGACCCCAAGGCCCTCGACAACGCAAAGATCGACCTCGGCGACCTGGAAGGGATAACCTACGAGCCCGACCCCTACAAGGCCGCCCTGGGCTGCGACGCCATCGCCGTCATGACGGAGTGGAAGCTCTACACAGAAGTCGACTACAAGCGCATCTACGATTCTATGGCGAAACCCGCCTTCATCTTCGACGGCCGCAACATCCTCAACCACAGACAACTGCACGAGATCGGCTTCAACGTGTACCCCATAGGCAAACCGCCGCTGGTGCACTTTTAG
- a CDS encoding ABC transporter ATP-binding protein, producing MSDHIIEVSGLKRSFHKDGVVIDVLKGVDFTADKGEFITIMGPSGAGKTTFLHIIGTLDKPTEGKVLFDGQDIMTFSEDEESRFRNEKVGFIFQFYHLLQDFNVIENIMMPLLIRRVKPAQAKAKAMAFLETVELTHRRTHKPGELSGGEQQRVAIARALINEPRVILADEPTGNLDRKTGREVLHQILNIQKNLSATLILVTHDPEIGAVGERRLTMVDGEFVTDHP from the coding sequence ATGAGTGATCATATCATTGAGGTCTCGGGGCTGAAAAGATCCTTCCACAAGGATGGTGTCGTCATCGACGTCCTCAAGGGCGTGGACTTCACTGCGGATAAAGGTGAGTTCATCACCATCATGGGGCCGTCCGGCGCCGGCAAGACCACCTTTCTCCATATCATCGGCACCCTCGATAAACCGACGGAGGGCAAGGTCCTCTTCGACGGCCAGGACATCATGACATTCAGCGAGGACGAAGAAAGCCGTTTCCGCAACGAAAAGGTGGGGTTCATCTTCCAGTTCTACCACCTTCTCCAGGATTTCAACGTCATAGAGAACATCATGATGCCGCTTCTCATCAGGCGCGTGAAACCGGCTCAGGCGAAGGCGAAGGCAATGGCCTTCCTGGAGACGGTGGAGCTGACGCACAGGCGTACCCACAAACCGGGCGAACTCTCCGGCGGCGAACAGCAGCGCGTCGCAATCGCCCGCGCGCTCATCAACGAGCCCCGGGTGATCCTCGCCGACGAACCCACAGGCAACTTGGACAGGAAAACAGGCCGCGAGGTCCTGCACCAGATCCTCAACATCCAGAAAAACCTTTCGGCAACCCTCATCCTCGTAACCCACGACCCCGAGATCGGAGCGGTGGGTGAACGCAGGCTCACGATGGTAGACGGAGAATTCGTCACCGATCATCCCTGA
- a CDS encoding TIGR02757 family protein, translated as MGNDPVSFVRRWFSDADREVAGFIASQFAYGRIEVFMGFLERLFGLMGNGPQRFVESGSWEGLKGFYYRFQKENDLIYLFDALHRIVGDHGSLGAMFRSFYDGDTCRAIWRIRGEYLPRDDRLTFFFPRPSSAGAQKRWNMYLRWMVRKDEIDIGIWDFINTADLTVPLDTHIYKIGRCLGWTTQRTPSYRAAREVTEALKRYCPSDPLKYDFFLCHGVGIGAGCTGKRSGRCRERCAVYEI; from the coding sequence GTGGGCAATGACCCGGTTTCCTTTGTGCGCCGCTGGTTCTCAGATGCCGACCGGGAGGTCGCCGGGTTCATCGCATCCCAGTTTGCCTATGGGAGGATCGAGGTCTTCATGGGCTTTCTGGAGAGACTTTTCGGTCTGATGGGGAATGGGCCCCAACGCTTTGTCGAAAGCGGTTCATGGGAAGGCTTGAAAGGGTTTTACTACCGGTTCCAGAAGGAGAACGACCTCATCTATCTCTTCGATGCACTGCACCGGATCGTTGGCGACCACGGGTCGCTTGGCGCCATGTTCCGCTCCTTTTATGACGGTGATACCTGCCGGGCCATCTGGCGCATTCGCGGGGAATACCTGCCCCGCGACGACAGGCTCACCTTCTTTTTCCCCAGGCCGTCGTCGGCGGGGGCGCAGAAGCGCTGGAACATGTACCTGAGGTGGATGGTGAGAAAGGACGAGATAGATATCGGTATCTGGGACTTCATCAATACGGCTGACCTGACGGTGCCCCTGGATACACATATATATAAGATAGGAAGATGCCTTGGCTGGACCACGCAGAGGACGCCTTCGTACCGGGCCGCGCGGGAGGTTACGGAAGCCCTCAAACGTTACTGCCCGTCGGACCCCCTGAAGTACGACTTTTTCCTCTGCCATGGCGTTGGCATCGGGGCGGGGTGCACAGGGAAGAGAAGCGGGAGATGCAGGGAGAGGTGTGCCGTCTATGAGATTTAG
- the lysS gene encoding lysine--tRNA ligase: MEPINELYAVRKEKEKSLREQGIETYPQDRGPYITTKEVEERFGSLGTEDLEKSEERVAIAGRIMAFRDFGKSSFIHVQDRKGKMQAYVRKDMLKTPAYDIFKKFDICDIVGLEGKVFKTRTGELTVLADTMKLLTKSLRPLPEKWHGLKDVEERYRKRYLDLIVNEKVRDVFTTRAKIIDYIRRYFVERDFIEVETPMMQVIPGGATAKPFVTHHNAMGMDLFLRIAPELYLKRLVVGGFERVFEINRNFRNEGISVRHNPEFTMLEYYQAYATYEDLMALTEDMVSSLVKELFGTYTITYNEQQIDFTPPWRKITMADAMAEFGNFDLSALDDPARLSAYAKDLEIEGADKDSRGKLITKIFEELCEKKLIQPTFITHYPIEVSPLAKRSTENPDITERFELYMSGMEIANGFNELNDPEDQRQRFELQIKEKEEGAALDDDYITALEYGLPPTAGQGIGIDRLTMLLTDSASIREVILFPLLRP; encoded by the coding sequence ATGGAACCGATAAATGAACTCTATGCCGTACGCAAGGAAAAAGAAAAAAGTCTGAGAGAACAGGGCATTGAAACCTATCCCCAGGACCGGGGCCCCTATATCACCACAAAAGAGGTTGAAGAGAGGTTTGGCTCCCTGGGCACGGAAGACCTGGAAAAGAGCGAAGAACGCGTTGCCATCGCCGGGCGTATCATGGCCTTCCGCGATTTCGGAAAGAGCTCCTTTATCCACGTGCAGGACAGGAAGGGTAAGATGCAGGCGTATGTCCGCAAGGACATGTTGAAGACCCCCGCCTACGACATATTCAAAAAGTTCGATATTTGCGATATCGTGGGCCTTGAAGGCAAGGTCTTCAAGACAAGAACGGGCGAACTGACGGTGCTTGCCGACACGATGAAGCTCCTCACCAAGTCGCTGCGCCCCCTTCCCGAGAAATGGCACGGGCTCAAGGACGTGGAGGAACGCTACCGCAAGCGCTACCTCGACCTCATAGTCAACGAAAAGGTGCGCGATGTCTTCACGACGCGGGCGAAGATCATCGACTATATCAGGCGCTATTTCGTCGAGCGCGATTTCATCGAGGTGGAGACGCCCATGATGCAGGTCATACCCGGAGGCGCTACGGCCAAACCCTTCGTCACCCACCACAACGCCATGGGCATGGACCTTTTCCTCAGGATAGCCCCGGAACTCTACCTCAAGCGCCTTGTTGTCGGCGGTTTCGAGCGCGTCTTCGAGATAAACCGCAACTTCCGCAACGAAGGCATCTCGGTCCGCCACAACCCGGAATTCACCATGCTCGAATACTACCAGGCATACGCCACCTACGAAGACCTCATGGCCCTCACCGAAGATATGGTCTCTTCTCTGGTCAAGGAACTCTTCGGCACATACACCATTACATATAACGAGCAGCAGATCGACTTTACCCCGCCGTGGAGAAAGATCACGATGGCTGACGCCATGGCCGAGTTCGGCAATTTCGACCTGAGCGCCCTCGATGACCCTGCCCGCCTATCCGCATACGCGAAGGACCTTGAGATCGAGGGGGCCGACAAGGATTCCCGTGGTAAGCTCATCACGAAGATCTTCGAGGAACTTTGCGAAAAGAAGCTCATCCAGCCGACCTTTATCACCCATTACCCCATAGAGGTTTCCCCCCTCGCTAAACGCAGCACCGAAAATCCCGATATCACCGAGCGCTTTGAGCTCTATATGTCGGGCATGGAGATCGCGAACGGTTTCAACGAACTGAACGACCCGGAAGACCAGCGTCAGCGCTTCGAGCTCCAGATAAAGGAGAAGGAAGAGGGCGCCGCTCTCGACGATGACTACATCACGGCATTGGAATACGGCCTTCCCCCGACCGCCGGTCAGGGCATCGGCATAGACCGGCTGACCATGCTGCTCACCGACAGCGCATCGATACGGGAAGTCATCCTTTTTCCGCTCCTGCGACCGTAA